In Stieleria varia, one genomic interval encodes:
- a CDS encoding isochorismatase family protein, which yields MLRPTTLMLVVVLISSIAKAQQASPQEPRDDASLVIHARSQLVGEQAPADIDRGRRRSQIRELAWQASETAIVVCDMWDKHWCRGATARVAEMAPRLNEVLHAARDRGVLVIHCPSSCVDFYRDTPMVRLATDAPQAKSVVELKGWCHLDSKREPPLPIDDSDGGCDCNPPCKNYTAWTRQIAAIDIKEGDAITDSTKAYDLMVARGIKNVIVTGVHTNMCVLGRPFSIRQLVYQNLNVVLMRDMTDTMYNSAMSPYVNHFDGNRLVAQHIERYWCPTMLSTDLTNKPEFIFSGDQRPEHTHGSPHDE from the coding sequence TTCATCCATCGCCAAGGCGCAGCAAGCCAGTCCACAGGAACCGCGAGACGACGCCTCATTGGTCATTCATGCCCGCTCGCAACTCGTTGGCGAACAAGCACCAGCGGACATCGATCGGGGACGCCGTCGCTCACAAATCCGTGAGTTGGCATGGCAAGCCTCCGAGACCGCGATTGTCGTTTGCGACATGTGGGACAAACATTGGTGCCGGGGCGCGACGGCGCGGGTCGCTGAAATGGCACCGCGGCTCAACGAAGTCCTGCACGCCGCCCGTGACCGCGGAGTGCTGGTCATTCACTGCCCCAGCAGTTGTGTGGATTTCTATCGCGATACACCGATGGTTCGTTTGGCGACCGACGCGCCGCAAGCCAAGAGCGTCGTGGAGCTGAAAGGCTGGTGTCATCTTGATTCCAAACGAGAGCCGCCTTTGCCGATCGATGATTCCGACGGAGGCTGCGATTGCAATCCGCCGTGCAAAAACTACACCGCTTGGACCCGGCAGATCGCTGCGATCGACATCAAAGAGGGTGACGCGATCACGGACTCCACCAAAGCCTACGATTTGATGGTCGCCCGCGGAATCAAGAACGTCATCGTCACCGGCGTTCACACCAACATGTGCGTCTTGGGCAGACCGTTCTCCATTCGCCAACTGGTCTATCAAAACCTCAATGTCGTTCTGATGCGAGACATGACAGATACGATGTACAACTCGGCCATGAGTCCGTACGTTAATCACTTTGATGGAAATCGTCTGGTCGCTCAGCACATCGAGCGTTATTGGTGCCCAACCATGTTGAGCACCGACCTGACAAACAAGCCCGAATTCATTTTTTCCGGCGACCAGCGACCTGAACACACCCACGGCAGCCCCCATGACGAATAA
- a CDS encoding AAA family ATPase, with protein MTNNSDDRIIESIRLYREALQETRQLYIESGKLVRGSYGWLAGSDNDEAVSIADQMDDLHQGFLMKVFAAAVPSASSRNMEQRQLGRVLLEHIWGKSVMGSQLHEAVDWLITASNDFQWDELIRPFVELPDLRASWGQLETLAMRMANLLTAVDGNVSAADNENIQRMKRHFDEARGRAPETLQTDADTENARDAIAWLRNEAKRLREGVGPTAAEKPTPIAGPGGSANRPKPETTPESNSDAPVEDNRTPEERLADARAKLDRLIGLDNIKNQIETLTNFLKMERKREEMGLPTTRPSLHMAFIGNPGTGKTTVARIIAEIYGALGILSKGHLVETDRSGLVAEYAGQTGPKTNAKIDEALDGVLFIDEAYTMIDENGQDQYGREAIQTLLKRMEDQRDRLVVILAGYPNEMRAMIRSNPGLSSRVGTTMQFEDYSPDALCKIFELMAKKAKYTLPTETRRRLLRGFTYLYATRDRHFGNGRASRNSFERSVRHLANRLASMSEVTRELLTTLEPEDIEVAGVAEAHLKAMAAQSGKVRVYCDGIPQVIDDQLLGTEVKCEACGKTFFADFGEPVIELPEPDAPDEPTEAKAEAPVDERVDGPTKED; from the coding sequence ATGACGAATAATTCTGACGACAGAATCATCGAGTCGATTCGACTGTATCGCGAAGCACTGCAGGAGACGCGCCAACTGTACATTGAAAGCGGCAAGCTCGTCCGCGGCTCTTATGGTTGGCTGGCCGGCAGTGACAACGACGAAGCCGTTTCGATCGCGGACCAGATGGACGATTTGCATCAAGGGTTCTTGATGAAGGTGTTCGCCGCGGCGGTGCCCTCGGCCAGCAGTCGCAACATGGAACAGCGTCAGCTCGGACGCGTGTTGTTGGAACACATCTGGGGAAAATCGGTCATGGGCAGCCAGTTGCACGAAGCCGTCGATTGGCTGATCACCGCGTCCAACGACTTTCAATGGGACGAACTCATCCGTCCTTTCGTCGAGTTGCCCGACTTGCGCGCATCTTGGGGTCAATTGGAAACCCTGGCGATGCGGATGGCAAACCTGTTGACGGCGGTCGACGGCAACGTCTCGGCCGCCGACAACGAGAATATCCAGCGAATGAAACGGCACTTTGACGAAGCCCGTGGTCGTGCGCCGGAAACCCTGCAAACGGACGCCGACACAGAGAATGCGCGCGACGCGATCGCATGGCTGAGAAACGAAGCCAAGCGGTTACGCGAGGGCGTCGGCCCGACCGCCGCTGAAAAGCCGACCCCCATAGCCGGCCCCGGTGGATCGGCCAACCGGCCTAAACCGGAAACAACGCCCGAGTCCAATTCGGACGCACCGGTGGAAGACAACCGGACTCCGGAAGAACGCTTGGCTGATGCCCGCGCAAAACTGGATCGCTTGATCGGATTGGACAACATCAAGAACCAAATCGAAACGCTGACCAACTTTCTCAAGATGGAACGCAAGCGTGAGGAGATGGGCTTGCCCACCACGCGTCCGAGTCTGCACATGGCGTTCATCGGGAATCCCGGCACGGGCAAAACGACTGTCGCCCGGATCATCGCCGAAATCTACGGCGCCCTGGGAATCTTGAGCAAAGGTCACCTCGTCGAAACCGATCGCAGTGGATTGGTCGCGGAGTATGCCGGGCAAACCGGTCCCAAGACCAACGCCAAGATCGACGAAGCGCTTGACGGCGTTTTGTTTATCGATGAAGCCTACACGATGATCGACGAGAACGGCCAGGACCAATACGGACGAGAGGCCATTCAAACCTTGCTCAAACGCATGGAAGATCAACGAGATCGATTGGTCGTGATCCTGGCCGGCTATCCCAACGAGATGCGAGCCATGATTCGGAGCAACCCCGGATTGAGCAGTCGAGTCGGCACCACGATGCAGTTCGAAGACTACTCGCCCGACGCCCTCTGCAAGATCTTTGAATTGATGGCCAAGAAAGCCAAGTACACGCTGCCCACCGAAACACGTCGTCGCTTGCTTCGCGGATTCACTTATCTCTACGCAACGCGTGACCGACATTTCGGAAACGGCCGTGCATCGCGAAACAGCTTTGAACGCAGCGTCCGCCATTTGGCCAACCGCTTGGCATCGATGAGCGAAGTCACGCGAGAGTTGCTGACGACACTGGAGCCCGAGGACATCGAAGTCGCCGGTGTCGCCGAGGCACACCTCAAGGCGATGGCGGCGCAAAGCGGAAAAGTCCGCGTCTACTGCGACGGCATCCCGCAAGTGATCGATGATCAGTTGCTGGGAACGGAAGTGAAATGCGAAGCATGCGGCAAAACGTTCTTTGCCGATTTCGGCGAACCGGTCATCGAATTGCCCGAACCGGACGCGCCCGATGAACCCACAGAGGCGAAAGCTGAAGCCCCCGTGGATGAACGCGTGGACGGACCCACCAAGGAAGATTGA